The Umboniibacter marinipuniceus genomic sequence GTGATAGTCAAGCATTGCGGGAGTCACTTCAGGAAGAGCTCACTCTATTAGACCAACTTTCCAGTTTGGCTGACCTCAGAGTAGACACCAGCACCACCACCGTGCACGAACTCCGGGCGCTCGTAAAAGATAAAATTGCGAGCGACCAGCATGAGAGTCGACTCAACCTGACCTTACAATCTTTCGGTTTTAAACACGGTGTCCCCAACGATTCGGACTTTGTGTTCGATGTTCGCTGCCTTCCTAATCCTCATTGGGATGAAAAACTAAGAGCTTTTACTGGTCGCGACATTCAAGTGGTTAATTTCCTCAAAGATGAACCCATGGTTAAGGCTATGCTCGAAGATATTTCGCACTTAGCCGAACGCTGGATTCCGGAATATGAGGGTGAGAACCGCGCCTATTTCACTATCTCAATTGGCTGTACTGGTGGCAAACACCGTTCAGTTTATCTTGCCGAGGCACTGGCACGACGGCTGCTAGCGCAACATCCCAACCTTGTCGTTCGTCATCGAGAACGCCATCGCTGGCCTGCCACCCCAAAGTAACGAGCGAACCCTTCGAGATCTTCGCTGATTAGTGATAGACTAAGCAGCAATAAACAACTCCCAACCTGTGGCTTGCTATGATCAAGAAGAAAATTTCTATTATCAATAAGCTTGGCCTGCATGCTCGAGCGGCAGCTAAGCTAACCAAATGTGCCTGCGAGTTTAGTGCTTCGGTGCAAATAGGCTACGCTCAACGAGAGATTGATGCGAAAAGCATTATGTCCGTGATGATGCTTGCGGCCGCCCAAGGCGCCGAAATTGAGATTAGCTGTGAAGGCAAAGATGAAGAGGCCGCGATGCAAAGTTTAGAGGCGCTAATTAACAATCGTTTTGACGAAGACGAGTAGTAGTCATTATGTACGATGATGCCTTAACCCGCGAACAGTTCCACGAGCTAAGCGATGCCGTCGCTCAGGATGACGGCGCGCGTATTCGCAGTATCATCAAGCACTTACCCCCCGTCAACCAAGCACGATTAATCGAAAGCTCTACTCCGCCTACTCGTCGCCTACTCTGGGCAAATATCGCCGACGAGACTCAACCAGAGGTTCTTACCGAGCTCTCAGAGGATATCCAAAGTCAATTTTTGGAACGGATGGAGGCTTCTGAAGTTGCCGCGGCCACCGAGGGCCTCGAAACCGACGATATCGTCGATATTCTTCAGCAACTTCCTGAGAATGTCATCCAAGACGTACTCCAAGAAATGTCTTGGCAAGACCGTCATCGTGTTGAGCGAGTTTTAAGTTTCGATGAAGACACCGCTGGCGGCCTCATGAACACCGATACCATCACGGTGCGACCGAAGTTTACCCTCGATGTGGTGTTACGCTACCTTCGCCGTCACGATGACCTACCCAACACCACAGACAGCCTATTTGTAGTGAACAGCGGCGACGAGTACGTTGGAACGCTGCCGCTATCACGCGTGCTTACCTCAGATCCTAGCATGACTGTGCGCGAAGTGATGGTGACCAGCGTCGAACCTATTATTGCAACCGCCACGGATAGAGAAGTAGCACAGCTGTTCGAACGAAACGACTTGGTTTCCGCTCCGGTGGTGGACAGTAACGGCTGTTTACTGGGTCGAATTACCATTGACGAT encodes the following:
- the rapZ gene encoding RNase adapter RapZ, whose amino-acid sequence is MTAPTQLVIVTGRSGSGKSQVLNTLEDNGFYTVDNLPASLIPDLVDKVNQNNDVFRGIAVGIDARNSRTEIARFGAIVELLKELGIQVRIVFLDANTEVLMTRFSETRRRHPLSGDSQALRESLQEELTLLDQLSSLADLRVDTSTTTVHELRALVKDKIASDQHESRLNLTLQSFGFKHGVPNDSDFVFDVRCLPNPHWDEKLRAFTGRDIQVVNFLKDEPMVKAMLEDISHLAERWIPEYEGENRAYFTISIGCTGGKHRSVYLAEALARRLLAQHPNLVVRHRERHRWPATPK
- a CDS encoding HPr family phosphocarrier protein — translated: MIKKKISIINKLGLHARAAAKLTKCACEFSASVQIGYAQREIDAKSIMSVMMLAAAQGAEIEISCEGKDEEAAMQSLEALINNRFDEDE
- the mgtE gene encoding magnesium transporter gives rise to the protein MYDDALTREQFHELSDAVAQDDGARIRSIIKHLPPVNQARLIESSTPPTRRLLWANIADETQPEVLTELSEDIQSQFLERMEASEVAAATEGLETDDIVDILQQLPENVIQDVLQEMSWQDRHRVERVLSFDEDTAGGLMNTDTITVRPKFTLDVVLRYLRRHDDLPNTTDSLFVVNSGDEYVGTLPLSRVLTSDPSMTVREVMVTSVEPIIATATDREVAQLFERNDLVSAPVVDSNGCLLGRITIDDVVDVIREDTDHNMMGLAGLDDDIDTFATVRKSLPRRALWLSINLLAAFTSSTVIKMFEATIEQVVALAILMPIVASMGGVAGNQTLTVVIRGMALGQISRSNLGWLLRRELTMGLINGIFFAVSVGIMSYFWFGAWTLGLVIGLALIFNLLNAAIAGTVIPLVLKSMKIDPALAGGMIQTTATDVLGFLSFLGLATIFYG